In Sporosarcina psychrophila, a genomic segment contains:
- a CDS encoding TIGR01440 family protein: MDALNLWKLQLEQLLAEMAEQTDLIPGTIFVIGCSTSEIAGKRIGTGGALEIGKALYDPLKDFAKKHKLFLAFQGCEHINRALTIERHAAEKFMLEPVSVIPMIDAGGSMSAYAYQHMNDPVVVEEIRASAGIDIGQTLIGMHLKRVAVPLRTSIGQIGNAVVTVATTRPKLIGGIRATYLE, encoded by the coding sequence ATGGACGCTTTGAATTTATGGAAGCTTCAACTCGAGCAGCTTTTAGCGGAAATGGCTGAACAGACAGACCTTATACCGGGCACAATTTTCGTCATCGGCTGCTCGACCTCTGAAATTGCCGGTAAACGAATCGGCACTGGAGGGGCGCTTGAAATTGGAAAAGCGCTATACGACCCCTTAAAAGACTTTGCCAAAAAACATAAACTATTTCTTGCATTCCAAGGATGTGAACATATTAACAGGGCGCTGACAATTGAACGTCACGCGGCTGAAAAGTTCATGCTAGAGCCAGTTTCAGTCATTCCAATGATAGATGCGGGTGGTTCAATGTCGGCCTACGCCTATCAGCATATGAATGACCCTGTAGTTGTAGAGGAAATTCGCGCAAGTGCAGGCATCGATATTGGACAAACATTAATCGGCATGCATTTGAAACGGGTTGCTGTCCCTTTACGCACATCAATTGGGCAAATCGGCAATGCAGTTGTCACGGTCGCAACAACCAGACCGAAGTTAATAGGTGGAATTAGAGCAACATATTTAGAATAG
- the rpiB gene encoding ribose 5-phosphate isomerase B translates to MKIAISSDHGGNNLRQEIIKLLAELGLEFVDLGPDSNEAVDFPDYATPVANGVASGDFDRGILICGTGIGMSIAANKVKGIRCALVHDVFSAKATRQHNDSNILAMGERVIGPGHAREVVAAWLNTQFEGGRHERRIGKLMELEN, encoded by the coding sequence GTGAAAATCGCGATTTCTTCAGACCATGGCGGAAACAATCTTCGTCAGGAAATTATCAAGTTATTAGCAGAGTTAGGATTGGAATTTGTAGATCTTGGTCCGGATTCGAATGAGGCAGTTGACTTTCCGGACTATGCGACACCCGTCGCAAATGGAGTAGCATCGGGAGATTTCGACCGAGGCATTCTTATTTGTGGAACAGGGATTGGCATGTCTATTGCAGCAAATAAAGTAAAAGGTATCCGCTGTGCGCTTGTTCATGACGTCTTCAGTGCGAAAGCCACAAGGCAGCATAACGACTCAAACATCCTTGCGATGGGAGAACGTGTCATCGGACCAGGTCATGCAAGGGAAGTAGTTGCAGCTTGGTTAAACACGCAATTCGAAGGCGGACGCCATGAGCGCCGCATCGGCAAGCTCATGGAACTGGAAAACTAA
- a CDS encoding methyl-accepting chemotaxis protein: protein MREKRGKKFGLKRKLILFITILAIVTYTTSALFINVVQPQFFPKFEPFWFAVMTYGMGIFWSGVLAALFSTILTKPLQNLEKAANKVADGEIGTDIVLPNSSDEIRSVAEAFQHMVLNLRTIVGQIETNYEKTATTVDSLSAETGAAARQADAVASTIKEIASGAEESAIAIQETAEAIEDVRLLAVEVSSRAEDSSERSKEMLEELVRTTEVFRMLVDGIRNMSSQSELSLGTIRQLDHNAQKIGEIVQLVGNIAAQTNLLALNASIEAARAGEHGKGFAVVAEEVRVLADESAKAVQGISNLVVTIQTDVTKVVKEMEEQVKTAATEADRANETSENVEAMASKVNGMADSVVEITKFVELQLTNIETTARQSQEVAAIAEQTSAGALEVGAATEEQVQSIEQADAMASELKSQSEDLYNVISQFDITKSGSSR, encoded by the coding sequence ATGAGAGAAAAAAGGGGAAAAAAGTTTGGATTAAAGAGAAAGCTTATTCTATTTATAACAATACTTGCGATTGTCACTTACACAACGAGTGCCTTATTTATTAATGTCGTACAACCACAATTTTTTCCGAAATTTGAACCGTTCTGGTTTGCAGTGATGACATATGGAATGGGAATATTTTGGTCGGGCGTGTTAGCGGCACTCTTCAGTACGATTTTAACGAAACCATTACAAAATCTTGAGAAAGCGGCTAACAAAGTCGCAGATGGCGAAATCGGAACGGATATTGTACTGCCGAACTCGTCTGATGAAATCCGCTCAGTGGCGGAAGCGTTTCAGCATATGGTCCTTAATTTGCGTACGATAGTTGGGCAAATTGAGACGAATTATGAAAAGACGGCCACTACAGTTGATAGCTTATCTGCTGAAACCGGAGCCGCTGCGAGACAGGCGGATGCAGTAGCATCTACGATCAAGGAAATAGCCTCGGGCGCAGAGGAATCGGCGATCGCCATCCAAGAAACAGCGGAAGCGATTGAAGATGTTCGGTTATTGGCTGTTGAAGTGAGCAGCAGGGCTGAAGATTCGTCTGAACGCTCAAAAGAGATGCTTGAGGAACTTGTACGAACGACAGAGGTATTCCGTATGCTTGTCGATGGCATCCGAAATATGTCTTCACAAAGTGAACTATCACTTGGCACAATTAGGCAACTAGATCATAATGCACAAAAAATCGGTGAAATCGTCCAGCTTGTCGGTAACATTGCGGCACAGACAAATTTATTGGCGCTGAATGCATCCATCGAGGCGGCGCGTGCAGGTGAACATGGTAAAGGATTTGCGGTAGTTGCAGAAGAAGTGCGTGTACTCGCCGATGAAAGCGCCAAAGCAGTACAGGGAATTTCTAATCTTGTAGTAACTATTCAAACCGATGTTACAAAAGTCGTGAAGGAAATGGAAGAACAAGTGAAGACGGCGGCGACCGAAGCAGACCGTGCCAATGAAACGAGTGAAAATGTCGAAGCAATGGCGTCTAAAGTGAACGGCATGGCAGATTCCGTCGTAGAAATCACGAAATTTGTCGAACTTCAGCTGACAAATATAGAGACAACCGCACGCCAATCACAGGAAGTCGCAGCAATTGCGGAACAAACATCCGCTGGTGCGCTTGAAGTCGGAGCGGCAACAGAGGAACAAGTTCAATCAATTGAACAGGCAGATGCGATGGCGAGTGAACTGAAGAGCCAATCCGAAGATCTATATAATGTCATTAGCCAGTTCGACATAACGAAAAGTGGAAGCAGCCGTTAA
- a CDS encoding low molecular weight protein arginine phosphatase, with the protein MNIYLICTGNTCRSPMAEAILRSRGIENVSVRSAGVLAQDGWPISLNAKTLIEEADMLYTPVSRAVSSEDLKWADVVLTMTEGHKANLIYSHPEVKYKTFTLKGFVKPDSTGDVYDPYGGDIDTYRHVFNELSGIIDVLEQKLMEES; encoded by the coding sequence ATGAATATATATTTGATTTGCACCGGAAACACGTGTAGAAGCCCGATGGCAGAGGCAATTCTTCGTTCCAGAGGGATTGAGAATGTGTCAGTTCGTTCAGCGGGTGTTCTCGCACAAGATGGCTGGCCGATTTCTCTGAACGCGAAAACGCTTATCGAAGAAGCGGACATGCTTTACACGCCCGTTTCAAGAGCTGTTTCAAGTGAGGATTTGAAGTGGGCTGATGTTGTTTTAACAATGACAGAAGGGCACAAAGCAAATCTCATTTACTCTCACCCAGAAGTAAAATACAAAACATTTACACTAAAAGGATTTGTGAAACCGGATTCAACTGGAGATGTGTATGACCCGTACGGAGGCGATATCGATACATATCGGCATGTATTCAATGAGTTGTCGGGAATTATCGATGTGCTTGAACAGAAATTGATGGAGGAATCGTGA
- a CDS encoding manganese efflux pump MntP family protein codes for MAELFAAGITTLDVLVIYSFLQVNKGKLTLALWTSFLNMAFPFLGFVTGELSAHIFTVWSSILSGVMLGLIGIHMLLQSDTPSSSSKQVSPFIIAFAVSIDAFSVSVSFGMLQMDKVLFIVASGAFTFIFSCAALLLKGRLGLKNGEALRLIAGFALIIIGVLSCFR; via the coding sequence TTGGCGGAATTATTTGCGGCTGGCATTACGACCTTAGATGTTTTAGTCATTTATTCATTCCTGCAAGTAAATAAAGGGAAACTTACGTTAGCGCTTTGGACGTCATTTCTTAATATGGCTTTCCCGTTCCTTGGATTCGTTACTGGGGAGTTATCCGCACATATATTTACAGTGTGGAGCAGTATATTATCAGGCGTAATGCTTGGGTTGATAGGTATACATATGTTGTTACAAAGTGATACACCGAGCTCTTCATCGAAACAAGTTTCTCCTTTTATCATTGCATTCGCCGTAAGTATCGACGCTTTTTCAGTGAGTGTTTCATTTGGTATGCTCCAAATGGATAAAGTTCTATTTATCGTGGCATCGGGAGCGTTTACTTTTATTTTTTCCTGTGCAGCGCTCTTATTAAAAGGACGTCTTGGCCTTAAAAATGGGGAAGCACTAAGACTAATTGCAGGATTCGCTTTAATAATAATAGGAGTATTGTCATGTTTTCGTTGA
- a CDS encoding L-threonylcarbamoyladenylate synthase: protein METKVFSVDNFMDNERNYKQAVDILKSGGVVAFPTETVYGLGALATDELAVQKIFEAKGRPSDNPLIVHIGNKGQVFNYATDISADAEKLMDTFWPGPLTLVFHKIPGVIAPNVTPGVETVGVRMPDHPVALGLLRALGEPLAAPSANQSGKPSPTEAAHVHKDLDGLIPLILDGGQTGVGVESTVLDMTTIPPTILRPGGTTQEMIESIVGPVNSETKSPGEQAPRSPGMKYLHYAPEAPLYVINYDVDKICAAIDKLHVEGKKVALIGPDELGISGADWYFAIGVAGNNEAMATNLYGALRKCDLTEADLILAVETDLAGVGAAVMNRLMKAAEGKHFMN from the coding sequence ATGGAAACAAAAGTTTTTTCAGTGGATAACTTTATGGATAACGAAAGAAACTATAAACAGGCTGTGGATATTTTAAAAAGTGGCGGTGTCGTCGCGTTTCCTACGGAGACAGTATACGGTTTAGGCGCACTTGCAACTGATGAGTTAGCGGTACAAAAAATATTCGAAGCAAAAGGCAGACCTTCCGACAACCCACTCATCGTACATATTGGTAATAAAGGACAAGTCTTCAATTATGCGACGGATATTTCCGCAGATGCAGAAAAGCTGATGGATACGTTTTGGCCTGGTCCATTGACGCTTGTCTTTCACAAAATACCAGGCGTCATCGCCCCGAACGTAACACCCGGCGTTGAGACCGTGGGCGTACGAATGCCGGATCATCCGGTTGCATTAGGACTTCTACGCGCACTTGGTGAACCGCTTGCAGCACCGAGTGCTAATCAAAGCGGTAAACCGAGCCCAACTGAAGCGGCTCATGTACATAAAGATCTTGATGGGCTCATTCCACTCATTCTTGACGGGGGACAAACTGGTGTTGGCGTGGAGTCAACCGTATTGGATATGACGACCATTCCGCCCACTATTTTACGGCCAGGGGGGACAACGCAAGAAATGATTGAGAGCATCGTTGGTCCTGTAAATTCTGAAACAAAGTCGCCTGGTGAACAAGCACCACGTTCCCCAGGTATGAAGTATTTGCACTATGCACCGGAAGCTCCTCTTTATGTCATTAATTACGACGTGGATAAAATTTGTGCAGCTATTGATAAGCTTCATGTTGAAGGCAAGAAGGTCGCGCTGATTGGGCCAGATGAATTGGGTATTTCAGGCGCTGATTGGTACTTTGCAATTGGTGTGGCAGGTAATAATGAAGCAATGGCGACAAATTTATACGGAGCGCTCCGTAAGTGTGATTTGACGGAAGCGGATCTTATTCTAGCTGTTGAAACGGACTTGGCTGGAGTTGGCGCCGCTGTCATGAACAGATTAATGAAAGCGGCCGAAGGAAAACACTTTATGAACTGA
- a CDS encoding stage II sporulation protein R, whose amino-acid sequence MLTDYEIIRKKTIVQKLVPYIEFIILLIIIQAFIAVFLTATEEDDAIRFRLLAHSDTPADQQIKIGIQREIQPLIENAVNKSHSKQELGDNLVALESEILQIANAMSNGATISLERKEALFPPKRSGLFISPQATYDAYILTIGSGRGDNWWCAMFPKICFPDKKEEEEEKVTFFVWEWIKGLFA is encoded by the coding sequence ATGTTAACAGACTACGAGATTATCAGAAAGAAAACTATAGTTCAAAAATTGGTGCCTTATATTGAATTTATTATCCTGCTTATCATTATTCAGGCCTTCATAGCGGTATTCCTAACGGCGACGGAAGAGGATGATGCTATCCGTTTCAGATTGCTTGCCCACTCAGATACGCCCGCAGATCAGCAGATTAAAATAGGGATTCAACGTGAAATACAGCCGCTAATCGAAAACGCGGTTAATAAGTCACATTCGAAACAAGAACTTGGGGATAACTTGGTCGCACTAGAAAGTGAAATCCTTCAAATTGCTAACGCCATGTCAAACGGTGCTACCATTTCACTTGAACGAAAAGAAGCATTATTTCCACCGAAGCGGTCGGGTCTATTTATTAGCCCACAAGCAACATATGATGCCTATATTTTGACAATTGGTAGTGGACGTGGGGATAACTGGTGGTGTGCAATGTTCCCGAAAATCTGTTTCCCGGATAAGAAAGAGGAAGAAGAGGAAAAAGTCACTTTTTTCGTCTGGGAGTGGATAAAAGGGCTATTCGCATAA
- the prmC gene encoding peptide chain release factor N(5)-glutamine methyltransferase, which produces MTEKIYEALQRASSLLEQQGIEPHAAQLLMEFVTQKSRASLFADVQEQLTGEQHKDFWDKTDELLEGRPVQYVIGEEGFYGYTFKVDENVLIPRPETEELVYGALERSQKLFATKKITVADIGTGSGAIAVSFKKEWSEALVTATDISEGALAIAKHNAKANDADVTFLQGDLTEPIAKDKWDVVLSNPPYIAHDEATLMSGTVLDHEPHNALFADEDGLYFYRKLAETLPPLMNKPSLVAVEIGYLQGPDVHKLFTEAFPQALVETVKDINGKDRMIFCETRE; this is translated from the coding sequence ATGACTGAAAAAATCTATGAAGCTCTTCAGCGGGCTTCTTCTTTATTGGAACAACAAGGCATTGAACCACATGCTGCACAGCTCCTTATGGAATTTGTCACACAAAAGTCTAGGGCTTCTTTATTTGCAGATGTACAGGAACAACTTACAGGCGAACAACACAAGGACTTTTGGGATAAAACCGACGAACTGCTCGAAGGAAGACCCGTACAATATGTAATTGGTGAAGAAGGTTTCTACGGCTACACCTTCAAAGTGGATGAAAATGTTCTTATCCCGCGTCCAGAAACAGAAGAGCTCGTTTACGGCGCGCTTGAACGAAGCCAGAAACTCTTCGCCACTAAAAAAATTACCGTTGCAGATATCGGAACAGGTAGCGGTGCAATCGCAGTTTCATTCAAAAAAGAATGGTCCGAAGCTCTCGTTACTGCAACGGACATCAGTGAAGGTGCGCTTGCAATCGCGAAGCATAACGCAAAAGCAAATGACGCCGACGTGACTTTCCTGCAAGGCGATCTTACTGAACCGATTGCGAAGGACAAATGGGATGTCGTGTTATCCAACCCGCCCTATATCGCACATGATGAAGCGACTTTAATGTCAGGTACAGTCCTCGATCACGAACCGCATAATGCATTATTTGCGGATGAAGATGGACTTTACTTTTATCGAAAACTTGCTGAAACATTGCCGCCACTTATGAACAAGCCCTCCCTCGTCGCAGTCGAAATCGGTTACCTTCAGGGACCAGATGTGCATAAGTTATTCACAGAGGCATTTCCGCAGGCTTTAGTTGAAACAGTAAAAGATATTAACGGCAAAGATCGAATGATATTTTGCGAGACTCGTGAATAA
- the prfA gene encoding peptide chain release factor 1: MFERLQAVEDRYDHLNEMLSDPAVVSDMTKLREYSIEQSGLQEKVEVYRDYKHAKAELKSAKEMLNESLDDEMKELVKMEVSELEDQIESFEGKLKLLLVPKDPNDNKNVIMEIRGAAGGDEAALFAGSLFRMYSRFAEMNHWKVEVLDSSPTELGGFKEIIFLINGTGAYSKLKYENGAHRVQRVPETESGGRTHTSTATVACLPEAEEVEIVIHEKDIRTDTFASSGPGGQSVNTTMSAVRLTHLPTGITVSIQDEKSQIKNKEKAMKVLRARVSDKFTREIQDEYDEKRKSAVGTGDRSERIRTYNFPQNRVTDHRIGLTIQKLDQIIEGKLDEVIDALIMEEQAYRLESLDRND, from the coding sequence ATGTTTGAAAGGTTACAAGCAGTAGAAGACCGATATGATCATTTGAATGAAATGCTCAGTGATCCCGCGGTAGTAAGTGACATGACGAAACTCCGGGAGTACTCGATAGAACAATCCGGCTTACAGGAAAAAGTTGAAGTCTATCGTGACTATAAACATGCAAAAGCTGAACTTAAAAGCGCTAAAGAAATGTTGAACGAATCTCTCGACGATGAAATGAAAGAACTTGTCAAAATGGAAGTTTCCGAACTGGAAGACCAAATCGAATCATTCGAAGGAAAGTTAAAGTTATTGCTCGTGCCAAAAGATCCGAATGATAACAAGAACGTTATTATGGAAATCCGGGGCGCAGCAGGTGGCGATGAAGCGGCATTATTTGCCGGTAGCTTATTCCGCATGTACAGCCGTTTCGCGGAAATGAACCATTGGAAAGTCGAAGTGTTGGATTCGTCTCCGACAGAACTCGGTGGCTTTAAAGAAATTATTTTCTTGATTAATGGAACGGGTGCTTATTCAAAATTGAAATATGAAAACGGAGCGCACCGTGTACAGCGGGTCCCGGAAACTGAATCCGGTGGGCGTACACATACATCGACAGCAACTGTCGCATGCCTTCCTGAAGCAGAAGAAGTTGAAATTGTTATTCATGAAAAAGACATTCGGACGGATACATTTGCATCATCCGGTCCTGGAGGTCAGTCGGTCAACACAACAATGTCCGCCGTTCGGTTGACGCATCTTCCAACAGGCATCACTGTGTCGATTCAAGATGAGAAATCGCAAATCAAAAATAAAGAAAAAGCGATGAAAGTATTACGGGCACGCGTTTCTGATAAATTCACACGTGAAATCCAAGATGAGTACGATGAAAAAAGGAAATCAGCAGTTGGTACAGGCGACCGTTCTGAGCGGATTCGCACATACAACTTCCCACAAAATCGGGTAACTGATCACCGTATCGGCCTGACGATCCAGAAACTTGATCAGATTATTGAAGGTAAACTCGATGAAGTTATCGACGCACTTATTATGGAAGAACAGGCATATCGGCTAGAAAGTTTGGATCGTAATGACTGA
- a CDS encoding thymidine kinase produces the protein MYVTMQGGWIEVICGSMFSGKSEELIRRIRRSQFAKQKIAVFKPEIDDRFSEEAVVSHNGTTVIANPIASSNHIEQFVTEDYDVIAIDEAQFFDEGIVDVVMELANRGFRVIVAGLDQDFRGEPFGPMPRLMAVAEHVTKLQAVCTVCGSPSSRTQRLINGTPAGYDDPIILVGASEAYEPRCRKHHEVPKGVTAAATVKG, from the coding sequence ATGTACGTAACAATGCAAGGCGGTTGGATTGAGGTCATTTGCGGTAGTATGTTTTCAGGGAAATCCGAGGAATTGATTCGCCGAATAAGACGGTCGCAGTTCGCTAAACAAAAAATTGCGGTATTCAAACCGGAAATCGATGATCGTTTTAGTGAAGAAGCCGTCGTCAGCCATAATGGGACAACTGTTATCGCGAATCCGATTGCCAGCTCAAACCATATTGAGCAGTTTGTCACCGAAGATTATGACGTAATCGCAATCGATGAAGCTCAATTCTTCGACGAGGGTATCGTTGACGTCGTGATGGAATTGGCCAATCGTGGATTCCGAGTAATCGTTGCTGGACTTGACCAAGATTTCCGCGGCGAACCATTCGGGCCGATGCCACGTCTAATGGCTGTGGCTGAACACGTTACCAAATTACAGGCTGTCTGCACAGTGTGTGGCTCGCCCTCTAGCCGGACGCAGCGTCTCATTAACGGCACGCCTGCGGGCTACGATGATCCCATTATTCTAGTTGGCGCTTCAGAAGCGTACGAACCAAGATGTCGCAAGCACCACGAAGTACCAAAAGGCGTAACAGCTGCAGCAACTGTAAAAGGATAA
- the rpmE gene encoding 50S ribosomal protein L31, with amino-acid sequence MKAAIHPAYKVATVTCSCGNTFETGSVREDIRIEVCSECHPFYTGRQKFAQADGRVDRFNKKYGLKEEGREEEG; translated from the coding sequence ATGAAAGCAGCAATTCACCCAGCTTATAAAGTAGCAACTGTTACTTGTTCATGTGGTAACACATTTGAAACAGGTTCTGTAAGAGAGGACATCCGAATTGAAGTTTGTTCGGAATGCCACCCATTCTACACTGGACGCCAGAAATTTGCTCAAGCGGACGGACGTGTCGACCGCTTCAACAAAAAATATGGTCTCAAAGAAGAAGGCCGCGAAGAAGAAGGCTAA
- the rho gene encoding transcription termination factor Rho: MTVLTISALENMILKELYAHAKEYKIAYYSKLTKRELIFAILKSRAEQEGFFFMEGVLEIIQSEGYGFLRPINYSPSSEDIYISASQIRRFDLRNGDKVSGKVRPPKESERYYGLLQVEAVNGEDPEVARERVHFPALTPLYPDRHIKLETDPLKLSTRIMDLISPVGFGQRGLIAAPPKAGKTLLLKEIANSITMNHPDAELIVLLIDERPEEVTDIERSVKADVVSSTFDELPENHVKVAELVLERAMRLVEHKRDVIILMDSITRLARAYNLVIPSSGRTLSGGIDPAAFHRPKRFFGAARNLEEGGSLTILATALIDTGSRMDEVIYEEFKGTGNMELHLDRNLAERRIFPALDIRRSGTRKEELLIPADQLEKLWAIRKTFSDSHDFTERFMKKLRLTKTNEEFFDKLNDEMKAHRNGKGLL; encoded by the coding sequence ATGACAGTGCTAACAATATCAGCGTTGGAGAATATGATCTTAAAAGAGTTATATGCCCATGCAAAAGAATATAAAATTGCTTATTACAGCAAGTTGACGAAAAGGGAACTTATTTTTGCTATATTGAAATCGAGGGCGGAACAGGAAGGCTTCTTCTTCATGGAAGGTGTTCTTGAAATTATTCAATCCGAGGGCTACGGCTTCCTTCGTCCAATCAACTACTCACCAAGTTCAGAAGATATTTATATATCCGCTTCACAAATCCGACGTTTCGATCTTCGAAACGGTGATAAAGTAAGTGGGAAAGTTCGGCCGCCAAAAGAATCGGAACGCTATTACGGTCTTCTACAAGTAGAAGCTGTCAATGGAGAAGATCCAGAAGTAGCACGTGAACGCGTGCATTTTCCGGCACTAACACCTCTTTATCCAGACCGTCATATCAAACTTGAAACGGATCCATTAAAGCTATCGACACGTATTATGGATCTTATCTCGCCGGTTGGTTTCGGTCAGCGTGGACTCATTGCCGCTCCGCCAAAAGCAGGGAAAACATTGTTGTTGAAGGAAATTGCGAATTCAATTACAATGAATCATCCTGACGCGGAACTGATTGTCCTTCTGATTGATGAAAGACCAGAAGAAGTGACTGATATCGAACGCTCCGTTAAGGCTGATGTCGTCAGCTCAACATTCGATGAGTTACCAGAAAACCACGTCAAAGTGGCGGAACTTGTATTAGAACGGGCGATGCGACTTGTAGAGCATAAGCGGGATGTAATCATTCTTATGGATTCCATCACACGACTTGCGCGCGCGTATAACCTTGTTATTCCATCAAGTGGACGCACACTGTCAGGTGGTATCGATCCAGCTGCATTCCATCGTCCAAAACGATTTTTCGGGGCAGCACGTAATCTTGAAGAAGGCGGTAGCTTGACCATTCTTGCGACGGCTTTGATCGACACAGGTTCACGCATGGATGAAGTCATCTATGAAGAATTCAAAGGGACAGGCAATATGGAATTGCATCTTGACCGCAATCTTGCGGAACGACGGATCTTCCCAGCGCTCGACATACGCCGCTCAGGTACACGGAAAGAAGAATTGCTTATTCCAGCTGACCAGCTTGAAAAGCTATGGGCGATTCGTAAAACATTTTCCGATTCGCATGACTTTACAGAACGTTTCATGAAGAAATTGCGTCTCACAAAAACAAATGAAGAGTTCTTCGATAAATTAAATGACGAAATGAAAGCCCACCGTAATGGTAAAGGGTTGCTATAA
- the glpX gene encoding class II fructose-bisphosphatase encodes MERSLSMELVRVTEAAAVSASRWMGRGLKNEADDAATTAMRTVFDTIPMQGIVVIGEGEMDEAPMLYIGEKLGTGIGPEVDVAVDPLEGTNIVAAGGWNALAVLAIADKGNLLNAPDMYMNKIAVGPEAVGKIDIDASVTENLMAVAKAKNKNIGDIVATVLNRERHAAIIEEIRASGARIKLINDGDVAAAINTAFDETGVDILFGLGGAPEGVIAAVGLKCLGGEIQGRLVPSNDAERERCIKMGIDVDKVLYMDDLVKGDDAIFAATGVTDGELLRGVQFKGGYCETHSLVMRSKSGTIRFVEGRHSMEKKPLLVMQD; translated from the coding sequence ATGGAACGCAGTTTATCGATGGAATTAGTTCGTGTTACAGAAGCAGCAGCAGTATCAGCTTCACGCTGGATGGGACGCGGCTTGAAAAATGAGGCGGATGACGCTGCAACAACAGCAATGCGTACAGTATTCGATACTATTCCGATGCAAGGGATTGTCGTAATTGGTGAAGGGGAAATGGACGAAGCACCGATGCTTTATATTGGTGAAAAGCTAGGGACTGGAATTGGTCCTGAAGTGGACGTCGCTGTTGACCCGCTTGAAGGAACAAATATTGTCGCAGCAGGCGGCTGGAACGCACTTGCAGTTCTAGCTATTGCGGATAAAGGCAATCTTTTGAATGCACCAGATATGTATATGAACAAAATCGCTGTTGGCCCTGAAGCGGTTGGTAAAATCGATATCGATGCATCCGTAACTGAAAACCTTATGGCTGTTGCTAAGGCTAAAAATAAAAACATTGGTGACATTGTTGCAACTGTTCTTAACAGGGAACGTCACGCTGCTATCATCGAAGAAATTCGGGCTTCAGGCGCACGCATTAAGCTTATCAATGATGGTGACGTTGCAGCAGCCATCAATACTGCTTTTGATGAAACCGGAGTAGACATTTTATTCGGACTTGGCGGAGCACCAGAAGGTGTTATTGCTGCAGTTGGATTGAAATGCCTTGGCGGCGAAATTCAGGGTAGACTGGTTCCGTCAAATGATGCAGAACGTGAACGTTGTATCAAGATGGGAATCGACGTCGACAAAGTGCTTTACATGGACGACCTTGTCAAAGGGGACGACGCCATATTCGCTGCAACTGGCGTAACAGATGGAGAACTTCTTCGTGGCGTGCAATTTAAAGGCGGTTACTGTGAAACACATTCATTAGTCATGCGTTCGAAATCCGGCACAATTCGTTTTGTTGAAGGCCGTCACAGCATGGAGAAAAAACCTCTGCTTGTCATGCAAGACTGA